The nucleotide window cccccgttgcatagcctggtatatttcactgttccggtgatcggtgtcggtccggacaattaatgggattagggccacgcttaagacaatttgagaagccataaacacaaaggttagtatgctaaactcttcatttatccattcaaatgcacatgtgatggttgaaagtgagcttagaacttgattaaatgaaacaaacatgggagaatgaccattgctgaaatttggcctggttgggaggagtatggtttgcatgaatatgatgcaattgaatgagtttagaaactttacatagttaaatgattaacatttaaaccattagaactagttaaaggcatggaaatgatgagttagggttttcaatgctagggtttatgaaccaaaaatttggagaaatgcataaatggcatttttaacctattgtgacatgaaataatgatcaattaggaccaaataaattgtatgggaatggtggaaaatttagctaaattcgtaggtcaatggtcatgctgctggcagcatgaccaaacccactttgaaggaccaaaactcaaattttacaagtccaattgatatgccaccaattggagatgaaaatagacataaaatagcacaattttcattaaggaaccatgaccaaaaactgaccaaaacttggtgaaacaattgaccaaagtgaattgattgcaggctgccctgcaccaaagtgtattattttatacccttatggttattttgatgtaaatactgtaatgtcataagtatcaatgtaaattgagcagttgtaaataaactataataatattattttagattttcttctgtaaatttaatatttgtacatatggattttctgccttatgttttgtgaatggaattattgaacctactgagttgacaaatttgacttggattgtgaaactgttttgaaatggattgacttgagttgaattgtgaattattggaggttgggagttgtaaaatagttttggaagtgctttttacaggtatttgaagaattggtttctcaaaatacagagggaactctgtcaaaatttttataaaatttgccacaaaatttgaatggacaaaaatttttactagtatttaaactttgaataaatggtttttaattcttaccaaaatgctcaccacttccaaaatgtaagaaaattgttttaaaatcccttgtagggtacttaatgagttatcgataggtgaagttcggtagttcattaagtattctacgggagcatgctatgccttacggaggggtcagGTGTGACATTGTTGACATGCTTAATGTAAGGCcctattaagttatgttcttaatccttagtTCAAGGACCGAAAGGAGACAGCCAAGCGATaaataatcaagaaattgaacttaattaacttacatataaaaatagactaaggattaagagggttttatagattgattaaagatttTTATGGGTCTTGGATAATTTTAAACTCCGCGAAAATAGGATATAATTAATCAAGGCACACTTTCTTTCACTCGAAAGAGATTTCAAAAGATTTTAGAATTGATCTCCTTTAACACATAATTCATAGATTGGGTTAGGTAGGGAAAAtttcaaattgacttgaatatgaatcattaactccagaatcgtctttttACAATTGCTGcttattattttacttttaagTGCTTAATTTATCTCATTTcaccaatttttattattaatttttcaatttctttatttagccaattattaaattagtcattgtttgaatggAGTCTTATATTTTCATACCCTATAATTCAAATTaacaaatttcttttatttgtttgattaaattataattttaatatagttcattttacattaaaaattcaattgaaaatacaACTCTTCGTGAGAATGATATCTTTTTTATACTACATGAATAACCCATGCACTTGCGGTAGTCCGCATCAGAAATCTTAGAAAATCTACTCACTCATAATAATATTTACAATGGAAAATGATATAATAAATGAAAGAAACATAAAATGGAGCTAAGAGTAGAAAAATCCATGTAAAGAAAGCCCCGAATCCCAGAATATCCAAGTGGACATTACTTGTATGATTCCCAACAGAAAAATGgcgtttcttcttcctctctttctcATGGTCTTTTTCTCTTCCTTCCTCCTTATTCTCTTTTTTAAGTTTTTGCATGGCTTGATCTTTCTTTTGGTTAAAAGGAGAAAATGATCTATTTATATGTCTCTAATGATCTGCCTAAAATAAGCTAAAAGGGAATAAGGACAAAAGGTACAAAAGTGATGAGTCAGAAAAATAATCATAATCAGCATAAAAATTTGCCACACAATACAACCCAGTGTTGGATTTCAACATGCCCGTGTTGGATTTCAACATGCCGTGTAAAAAAGCAGTGAAGTAACATGGGGCATGTGACTTCGTTTGAAAATCGCTTCCTCCCTTAACTTTTCTCTTTCTGCGATCGAAAGTATCATGCCTCATGTCACTTCATCCAAAATTACGATTTCTCTTAAATTCCCTGCCTGCTTCAGAAATAACACTGCCCAATGTTGAAGCTCAGTAAAATTTCAGCTATTCTTCAagcaaaatttttttaattttttcaccaCTCTAAGCCTCCAAACAACAATAAATTATTAACATTTGCATCTTTTTATCTTCAAATCAccttaaaacctattaaaaacataaaaatttcaaaaatcaattataaaaaactaaaattataatttaactaaattaaaaactaaattgCTATAAAACTCTAAAATAAAAGAGCAAAATTAATGCAAAATGACTCTAAAATGCCCATATAAAATATGTGTATCAATACATTCTTCATTAGTTTGTTAGGTAAATAATATTACAATGCACAAGACTATAATAAGAAAAACTTGATAAATTacgattttctttattttttacaaTTAGTTTCTTCTGAGACAAACTTAATCATCTAAATTAAAGCTACTTGACATCACTTTACTTTAAAGTTCtttgaatatataaaaataaaaggataatatattttgaaaaaaaaaaatcatcatgtCTAAGACATAGTCCAACACAAATTAAGACTCGAATGCGAGGGAATTTCTTGATCCACTTAGTTTGAAAGTTAAACAAAGTGAGACCATATCCCTTAGGCCATCATAATTGAACCATGTAATTTTATTAGTGTGGCCATTTCTTCTTTTTAATTATTCTTTCAGTTTTGGGGGTATTacttctttttaattattttttattaagcgATTAATGCACACAGCAACTAGTTATTTATTTGGCTGTTGGCCATTAGAAGACAATAGCTGGGTTAGCATTGATGTCAATTTCATGTCAAAGCTTCATTTATTTTTCAGCCATCAGTTCTTTATATTTTGGGGGAAAAAAAAgacttaattaaaagaaaaagagagagagagagagagagagagagaaaagaagactTGTTTGTAGAGAATGGACGTCAAAGAAAATATTCCAGGCAAAGGGTCAATTTCTTAGACCACTTGTTCAATATTGATAACCAGTGACGGCAGAATAATCGTACTAATCTTTATGATGTAATCATATATACAGTCCAAGTTCCCAGATTTTCCTTAATAATTCCTCCAAAGATTatactatttaatttaatttaattaaaaaaattatcataagATACTGATACATACAtcttaattcaaagaaattttttTGTCAATTAGCACGTTTTTTCGTTTTCTccgaaaaatattaaaatttaactacCTTTTTTAAAGCAAAAATTTAACCAACTTGTCATCTgtgattattttaattttaataaaataaatcttattttgtaaataattattaataaataattataatgttttatttaattataaaattaataaaataaaataatagataGAATAAAAATGCGTTCTATATTGATTAGTCTAATAatttaataactaaataataattttataatgcaTACTATAAAAAAAATGTTAGATTTAGTAGCAAAAATATTTTACCGCCAAAATTACAAAATTTGTTGCAGTAAGTTTTGACAATGATATATGAATTGCTGCAAGTTATTGGTATAAAATTGTGGTCATACATATTTTATAACAAAATTATGGtcactaaaaaaaataattacgaGCAGCAATAGTTGTTACTGTAAAAAATTTATCAATGATAACAACGATTGTTGTTATATTCTTTTTACGTATCATCAGCAATAATTTTTCATGTTACTGATATGTTAGTTTTATAGTAGTAAAATTAATATCGTTGCAAAAATTTTACTActaattttaatatttgttttTGTTGTAGTGATTATACTATAATAAGAAAAAATCTAATAAATTACTTTCTTTTTGAAAAAACATAAATTCATTAATAAAATCAAAGCATTAGAATAATTTGACTTAGTCTAGTGGTTAAATATATACTACTCATCTGGCAAAATTAAGTTAAAGTCACCGCTCCCCTAATCCCTCGCTCAaagaaagaaataattaaaattttaagcattaCAAAAAATCACAGGAGAGATAGGAGCTTATATATTTTTACAAATCAAGTATATAATTTATTATCATAGACAATAAAGTCGAATTTTTTTCAAAGCAAGAATTTATTTGAATTCTTTTCTTAAAATTgatttatcaaaataattatatcaaGTTGACTAGTTTCAGCTCATTGCTTAATTGCTCAGAAACTTCAGTTCCAGTTTAGGCGTCCCATGCATGCATGATCGATGCTTCCTGGAAATTGTCCTGTCTCATATGACTATTCAGCATGCATGTTTCCATTTAATGTAGAATAATTTTTTGTTGACAGGGTACGCAACCCCACATATGTTATGCAAAATCAGACCATACAACAATATTCTGGAGGAAGACTGTTAAACTGGTGCAGCCCAATTGATTTTgatttcaataaattaaaattattttttttatataaaaataagacATTAATGTAGACCCATTAATATTTCTTGTTCTTTGTATTTTCAAAATTCTAAATGAAAAGAattgtattaatttattaaataaagttGATTTCTTTTCAAATGTAGCTGTGTGAGAATTTATTTGAATTCTTTTCTTAAAATTGATTTATCAATAATTATATAAAGTTCGCTAGTTTCAGCTCATTGCTTAATTGCTCAGAAACTGCAGTTCCAGTTTAGGCGTCCCATGCATGCATGATCGATGCTTCCTGGAAATTGTCCTGTCTCATATGACTATTCAGCATGCACGTTTCCATTTAATGTAGAAGAATTTTTTGTTGACAGGAAAATTTTCTCtatattttattgatgaaattttaaatcataaaAGTAAACCACAAAAGAAATATATATTCCTCATTGTTAAGAAATATACATATGTATTATATTTGACCAAAAATTAATGTGCAAGATCCAACAACCAGTAaccaaaaatttacaaaaatgccACCCAGTTCTCTATATAAAGGGAAGATCGATCCCAGCGATAACACAACCCAAACCTCTGTGTTAGTTATTAGCTGTGCAGAACAAGAAAACTTAAAAAGAATATCAGTGGTGAATCATAAGGAGGAGGATGAAGAAAGTGTGTTCAGTTTTAGTTCTCTTCCTATCATTGATGATAAGTGGGTGTTCATGTTTGAACCGTAGccaattcccttcttcttttttctttgggACTGCTACTTCTTCTTATCAGGTAGCTATGTATATGTATGcttctcttttatatatatatatatatatatatatatatatatatatattacaacctTACAAAACGGCAGCACAATTTGCGTTTGGTCTATATTTTACACCTATGCAACTGTTCTGAAATGGAATTTtatgtaaaaataataattaagtttTCAGCTTCTTATCAATTGACGCATATTTAAATGGTGTATTTTCTATCTTTTTATTCTATATATTCATCACTTTTGTCTCTCATCTGTTTGCCTCTTTTCTTTTGATCATATGTGTATATCTAGCCATTCTTGTTACTTCTGAACGACATATACCTATATAATGCTGATGCAGCCTTCACATTGAGGACTTGCTCGTCACCTTCACTTGCAATTTAGATCCTATGATTGAAAAAAGAGTTCTGTTTGATGTGCGTCAGCTAATAtaacaaataattattaatttatctgTTTATTCATGCAGATTGAAGGAGCATACTTGGAAGCCAACAAAGGCCTCAGCAATTGGGATGTATTCACCCACTTATCTCCTGGTACAAATATtaattcttcttatttatttatttatgactgGAGGCTAAGAAATTTCATGACATATAATGAACTTTATCTAGTTCGCTGTTGCTCAAATTTTCATTTGCGTTTATGCTTAATttagattaattaatttctttccaTGTAAGGTAATTAACTAATTGAGGATAAATGTGACTGCTGTTTTTATCAGGAGAAATTAAGGATGGAAGCAATGGGAATACAGCTGATGATCACTATCATCAATTTTTGGTAATTGATCATTTCCTTGAATTTAGACGACTAACAATATAATATGTTAAAGAATTTGTGGGAACCcatcattgttttttttttttcttcccatAACCCATCATTGTTGACAGATGATTAATTAATCAAGCCATAAGCAACCTTGAAATTTGATATTCTTCCACTATTTGGAGCTCTTAAAGTTCCTGTCAATCACAGTAACAGAGCTAAATTAAATAACTTTGATTCTGTTCATAGTTGGgggataaaattattaaataattaagcaataaaagttataatttttataaaataataaaacatgtgaatttgtgtttttaaaaattaaggctttttaaaataaatttgttgaaattaaaaaaaaaaaaaagtctatttTTCAGCTCACTTATTTACTAATGAAAAACAGTCCAAATCAAACTGATTTTAAATGGGAAAAATAACAAGAGATTTTTTCCCACTTTACAGCCAAACATTTACTCAACTTTATGACATACTtacaataaaatattcaaaatattATACATTATGTTGCTCTGTGATAGGATGACGTAGAGTTGATGCATTCTCTTGGAGTAAATTCGTACAGATTCTCGATTTCATGGGTCAGAATCCTTCCAAGTatgttttatacaattttttttctttgcatTATATATAAGTTttctttttaattcaattttttatattttaattaattttaattttaatcacagAGGGTAGATTTGGAGAGATCAATTCGGAGGGTATTGCATTTTACAATAAGCTTATTAATGCTCTCTTGCTTAAAGGTAAAATACATTGAATCACGTTATAATACTTTGGCACCtaggttattattatttttttctaatattATGACTCCTTAATTATGCAGGAATAGAACCATTTGTTACATTGCACCATTTTGATGTTCCTCAAGAACTAGAAGATCGATATGGCGCTTGGCTAAGTCCTCAAATGCAGTAAGTTCTTTACCTTATTATATAGCGAGTCCTCATTCATAAGGCGAGAGTTATAAATATGGATCTTGTTGCATAGTAAATATCATATTTGTAATTTTAGTTAAAGAATGTAAGTTGCTACcactattaaaaagaaaaattaacatCTACTCCATCTTATTCTTGTTACAGGGATGATTTCGGGTACTTCGCAGATATCTGCTTCAAGGCATTTGGAGACAGAGTGAAACATTGGATTACACTCAATGAAGCTAATATGGTGGCCCAATATGGGTATTACAGTGGAATATGGCCTCCAAACCGATGCTCTTACCCTGTAGGCAAGTGCAAAGCCGGAGACTCTGAATTAGAACCTTACATCGCTGCTCATAATATGATACTAGCTCATGCCACAGCTACTGAAATTTACAGAAAAAAGTATCAGGTATTATACACAATAGCATATCACCAAATAACCAACAATTATATACAATAGCATATCATGAAATAACCAACAAAGAGTTAATTCTTTCCCTTGTCATGTTTGCTTAATATTTATTACGTGAAATAGGAAAAACAAGGAGGGAAGATTGGCATTGTGTTACATATCTACTGGTATGAGCCACTAAGAGACATTCCAGTTGATCGTGTGGCTGCTCAACGAGCTCTAGGTTTCATTGCTGCTTGGTAAGTAATTAATTACTCGTAATTCAAGGTTTATCATATAAAGATGTCGCTTGGTCTTAGATGAGCCTATTAATGCAATTTTTTTTTGGTGTATAGGTTTATGGATCCCATTATGTATGGAGAGTACCCACCAGAGATGCGACAAATTGTAGGTCTAAGGCTACCAGCATTTTCGATGGAGGACAAGAGGAAACTGGCAAACAAATTGGATTTCATTGGAATCAACCATTACAGCACTCTCTATGCAAAGGATTGTCTGCTTTCACCATGCAATTATCATGATGATTTACTCAAAGACACCTTTACTTATGGAACTGGAACAAAAGATGGAGTTCTTATAGGAGAGCCGGTAAGATATGCAGAAGCTAACTATCTAAATAGCAATTAAAGCAGATGATAATTAAAAACAGTACTTAACATTGCTTCTTCATTTTTCGTTTTCTTTTTGGGTCTTTACAGACAGCAATACCTACGTTCTATGTTGTTCCAAATAGCATGGAGAAGACAATCACGTATTTCAAAGATAGATACAACAACACGCCCATGTTCATCACAGAAAACGGTATatcagaaaattaaattgcaattaCCATTTTGTTATCTTCTGCTGACTTAAATTTGTGTAATCTTGCAACTATCAAACAGATATTTGAAATTCAGTCTAATGATAATATATACATGCTAATTGTAGGATATGCACAACCTAGCGGTAGAAACATTGAAGATATGCTCACTGACACGAACAGGGTGGAATACATGGAGGGTTACCTCACTTCTCTAGTTTCTGCAATGAGGTAGATTCATATATCCTTGCCTATCAAtatttctcctttcttttttaaGGTGACTTGGTGATCTTATAAAGGTTAATAATGATCACAGGAATGGAGCAGATGTGAGGGCTACTTCCATTGGTCTCTGATAGATAACTTTGAATGGACATATGGATATACCATAAGCTTTGGGTTGGTTCATGTAGACCGCACAACAATGCAGAGAACACCAAAAAGATCAGCCAAATGGTTCCAGCATTTCCTGAAAAATGAAGCTCTTCATCATCCCCAAGAATGGCAACAGAACATTGCGCATTTGTAATCTAGAACAGTGTTCACATGtagaaatatttatatttattttaagttGTTTACACTGTAGCATTTGCAATCCGAAAAATATTTTTGAATAAAGAATAATAATATTACATTTTGCATTTGCAATCTAGAACAGTGTTCATATATAAATATTTGTATTTATTTAAGTTGTTTATTCTGCGCATTTGCAATCTAATGATTTTTGTTTTTTGAACAAATCGTCATAATATTACATTCCcaagtgaatccaaaatcaaaagTTTTCTCAACAACAGAGGATTATAACTGGAATGTTACAAGAAAAGCCTAAAAATGATATACAATCTGCAATCGTATTTGCAGTTCTTTTGAGCAAGCTGAAGACACAGGCCTGGAATAACTCAATCTGTCTATGAATGTGTTTCACCAAGGCGTCAATTTCCCAATAGACATCATGTTTCCTTGTGAGAGATTCGCACAATGTTTAGGATAAGTTTCTGTAGTCCCATATCCTGAGCAAGGCTAATGGATTCTAGCAGGGCTAGTGTTTCTCCTACCAGGGGAGAAGTGCTATTACTGCTTGCTGTCTTGCATTGTATAATTTCACTTCTGTGATTCTGCAGAGTGCAACATAGCATACTGATTGTGACTTATGATTTGATGCAGTatcagaattgaatttgagtgatCCTTGAGGAGGAGGTTGCCACTTACTATTTCTTTAATTGCTGGTAGGGCTCTGCCTGTGCTGGAGGACATGCATCCTGTAGCAGGCTGAGCTCTTGAATCAATCCATCTTCTGATGTGATTAATTGTTGTTCTTTGTTGGAAGCAGATTCTTTGCAGCTAAGTTTTAATCTTTGGCTGCGCCTTTGGTCTCAAATTGATTTCCAAAATTTATCATGTGCTGTCTTAGAAGGACATGGGTTCAAGttattggcttcaccttcttttttaattataaagGGGAATAGGCTGATTCAATTGTGTATGCTCCCCTCTCGTCATAATGCTATACCCAGGAATCTTCTCCTATGTGGCCTAAAGTAGCTGCATTTGACAATGCAGTGTTTGTCATGCGTGATGGAAACATAGTCCCGTTCATTCATTGATCTCCAGTTGTAAAATCCATTGGGTAAAGTTTTCTTGACCTCCACTAGTCGCATTGTAACGCCCCAAAAATCTAATACATATCATGAAGGAAACGTAATTATATATTCAACAATTGCAAAATATGACAATCTATTATACCGCCAACTAAAAATTTGTTGTATAATCATCATTGTTACACATTTCAGTACCTGCATTGCCTAAAACGACTTTGCATCAACCAGTaactttcttgcattttcttggctAAGCATCAGTTACCGATGCTTAAAAAGAGGATACCTGCTCTGCCACCCTACTCAACGCCACATAATAATCAGAGAATGGTTTTCACAACAACGTAAACAGCCATAGGTAATAATATAAA belongs to Hevea brasiliensis isolate MT/VB/25A 57/8 chromosome 4, ASM3005281v1, whole genome shotgun sequence and includes:
- the LOC131179179 gene encoding beta-glucosidase 18-like codes for the protein MKKVCSVLVLFLSLMISGCSCLNRSQFPSSFFFGTATSSYQIEGAYLEANKGLSNWDVFTHLSPGEIKDGSNGNTADDHYHQFLDDVELMHSLGVNSYRFSISWVRILPKGRFGEINSEGIAFYNKLINALLLKGIEPFVTLHHFDVPQELEDRYGAWLSPQMQDDFGYFADICFKAFGDRVKHWITLNEANMVAQYGYYSGIWPPNRCSYPVGKCKAGDSELEPYIAAHNMILAHATATEIYRKKYQEKQGGKIGIVLHIYWYEPLRDIPVDRVAAQRALGFIAAWFMDPIMYGEYPPEMRQIVGLRLPAFSMEDKRKLANKLDFIGINHYSTLYAKDCLLSPCNYHDDLLKDTFTYGTGTKDGVLIGEPVRYAEANYLNSN